The nucleotide window GACACCGTTGGCCTGAAGAGGCGCAGATAGAGGATTTCATGGTCGAGGTTTTGAAAAGGTCAAAACGGTAATGCAGAGCATGATCCCTCTCCACCATGCACGGATTATTTTCGTTTTCGGCAGTCTCGACCTGGGAGGGGCGGAGCGACAGGGGCTTTTGCTGGCGGAATCGCTACGGAATGACTACGGTGCGGAGGTTGAAGTCTGGGGGCTCAAAAACAGCCCGGGCCGGCTGTCCGAACTGTGTGAGGAGAAGGGCCTCCCATGGCGTGGCGTAAAATGCGGATGGGGACGATACGCCCTGACGCGGCTGGCAAAGCTCGGGAAATTCGCCCTGACGCTTCGGAAAAGACAGCCTGATGCAATTCTTGCATATACCCGCCTTCCGAATCTGGTATGCGGGATTGCCTGGCATTTTACGGGCGCCAGAATCATGGTGTGGAACCAGCGCGATGAGGGGCTGCTCCTGAAAGATGGATTCTGGGAGCGCCTGGCAGTAAGAAATGCGTCCTGCTTCATCTCAAATTCGCTTGCAGGCAAGGTTTTTCTGGAAAAGCTGTATCGAGTACCGTCAAGAAAGATCTCCGTGATACATAACGGAATCCTTCTTTCTGCTCGAGCTCCGGAAGCAACGGCGTGGCGCAAAAAATTGCAGATACCGGAGGGTACCCCCACTGCCTGCATGATAGCCAACATCCATCACTACAAGGATCACCACACGCTGTTACGCGCCTGGGCATTGGTGACGTTGAAAGACTCGCCCCCTCCGGTCCTGCTTCTGGCCGGCCGGATCGACGAAGGGGGCGATGAACTGCTGACCCTGGCCGAACAGCTTGGAATTTCCGAAAGGGTGAAACTGTTGGGACAGGTGGATGACGTGGGGGGGCTTCTCCGTTCCGTCGACGTCTGTGTTCACAGCTCAGTCAGCGAAGGCCTTCCGAATGCGGTTTTGGAGGCCATGGCAGCCGGGATAGCAGTCGCCGGTACCGACATCCCCGGCATCCGGGAGGCCGTGGGACCCGATGGGTACCGCTTCCTTGCACCTGTCCGCGATGTAGAGCGTCTTGCATCATCCCTGGCGGAACTTTTACAGGACAAGCTGCTTCGGGAAAGGGTCGGGGCCCTGATGCTGGAGCGAGCCAAAGCCGAGTTCGACGTAGGGGAACTGTGCGCTCGGACCGCAGCTCTGCTGGCCCGGGAGATGACTGCCGATGAATCCTTATGATGCAGACCTGCATAAGGGGGTAATGCGTTTGCTGGTTCGCGCCGGCAGCCTCATCTCACATGTCATGCCCTCCTGTAGCGGTACGCGACTTTACTTTTTCTTCCCGTCGTTTCATGTCGGCGGAGCGGAAAGGGTTCATGCCGATATCGTGAAGTGCGTGTCACAGGGAGATACCGCTGTCTTCTTCACTCACCGTTCACGGGACAGGAAACTTCTTCACGAGTTCAGGAGAAGTGCACGATGTTTTACGGTATGGCCACTGCTCAAATATCTTTTGCCGGTTTCCACAGGCTTTATTGCCGGCATCATCAATAAAAATTCCCGGGCTATCGTTTTTGGCTGCAACAGCAGGTTCTTTTACAAATTGGTGCCCTTTCTGTCGGATTCGGTAAAAACGATCGATTTGATGCATGCATTCGGCGGGGGGTCCGAGTTTTTCAGTCTTGAAGCAGTTCCATCTCTGGATCAGCGCATTGTAATCACCGCCAGGACAAGGGAAGATTTCCGGTGCCTCTATTCCGAAGCAGGCATCGATCCACTGCATCTGGGACGCATTGTCCTTATCGAGAATGCGGTGGATGTTCCCGAGATCTATCCGCGGAAAAACAGAACCGGACGGCTCAAAGTCTTATATGTCGGCCGAGGATCAGAGGAAAAACGGGTGCATCTGGCAGGCAAAGCCGCAGCCGTATGTGCCCGGCAGGAAATGCCGGTTGATTTTGTTTTTGTTGGCAATGTCGAACATGCCATCGCACGCGAAGACCGGCACTGGTGCAGATTTATGGGAGAACTGGCGAACCCTTCGGAAATGGCTGCCTTGTACGCCTCGGCGGATGTGCTTGTTCTCACGTCGAGCAGGGAAGGTTTTCCGATGGCCGTAATGGAGGCAATGGCACATGGCATGGTGCCGGTCGTAACCCCGGTTGGAGGAATCCCCGACCACGTGCGCAACGGCGAGAATGGCATTCTGCTGTCACACGACGAGTCACAGCTTCCTGCCGAGATTGCTGCAAGACTGTCGGAACTTTGTGCTTCTCCCGATCTCCTGGACCTGATATCCAGAAATGCCTATGACTACGCTGCCTCATCCTTCTCCAGAAGCAGATTTTGCGGGGCTTACCGGGAGTTGTTCGGATGCTGAATGAATATGTTTCCGTCATCATACCGGCCTATAATGCCGAACGTCATCTCGCGGAAACCATCGACAGCGTTATTTCCCAAACCTATCCGTATGTCGAGTGCATCATAATCGATGATGGTTCCACCGACGAAACCGCTGCGGTTGCCCAAAGGTATGGCAACAGGGTAATTCTCGTCCGTCAGGAGAACAGGAAACTTCCCGAAGCCCGAAATGCCGGAATGCGCCTCGCCAAAGGCGATTACGTGACCTTTCTTGACGCGGACGACCTGATAACTCCCACAAAGATCGAGCACCAGGTGGCCTACCTTCGGAAACATCAGGGAGCAGATGCCGTGTATTGCAAAGTACGGTATTTCTCGGATGAAAAGCCGGGAGAATTTTATTCTCTGAAGCGGCCGACACCGGAGGGGGATATCCTCCCCGCACTCGTGTACGGGAATTTTATTCCTGTCCATTCAACACTTATCCGGAAACGGATGATCGACGCTCTCTGCGTTCCGTTCAGGAATTTTCCCGCGCTCGAAGACTGGGATTTCCTGCTTCGACTTTCGCTCTCCGGATGCCGGTTCGGTTTTTTGGATGAGGAGCTGGCAGATTACCGCATGCATGCCGGCGGTATGAGCCGCAACGAAACCCTGATGTTCGAGGCAAAACTGAAGGTCATAGAAACGATTGCGGAGGAATCACGGGAAGCGCTGCTGAAGCGGGAACTATCGCCCGACAGCGTCGTCTCGTACCATCGCGCTGATCTCGGAAAGGCCCTTATCATCAATGGCAGGAAGGATCAAGGAATCGCCGAAATTTCGGAAGCGAGCCTGCATTCCTTTCGGCGTAAAAGTAGTTACGTATTGTTTTCCCTGGCAGCCAGGGTAGTTGGGACAGGGCTGCTTCGATGCATCCACCACCTGACCAACAGTTGCAGGAAACGACAGTGAACGATTCCCGCCCCCTTGTTTCCGTCATCATCCTGAACTGGAACGGTCGCGCCTACCTCAAGGAATGCCTCGACTCCCTGGCGGCCCAGACCTTTAGGGACTTCGAGACGATTCTGGTGGATAACGGCTCAAAGGATGAGTCGGCTGGTTATGTGAGAAACACCTATCCGTGGGTACGGCTCGTGGAGTTGACGGAGAACACCGGCTTTGCCGCGGGAAACAACCGGGGTCTGGCAGAGGCGCACGGCGTCCAGCATATTGTCACCCTGAACAATGACACCAAGATTGTACCGGAGTTCCTGGCGGAGCTGGTGCGTGCAGTGAACGCAGATTCAGGCATCGGCATGGTAGCCGCAAAGATGCTGAATTTTTTTCAGCAGGGCAGGATCGATTCGGTCGGCGTGCGGCCGACGAAGGCGGGGCTCGGCGAGAATATTGGCGTTGGGAAAACCGATGAAGGACAGTTCGATAAGCCGGAAGAGGTCTTCGGCCCCTGTGCCGGAGCGGCCCTTTATCGACGGAAGATGTTGGAGGACGTCGGTTTTTTTGATGCCGATTTCTTTGCCTATTACGAGGACTTGGATTTGGCCTGGCGGGGAAGGCTGGCTGGCTGGAAAGCAGTGACCGCCCCCCGGGCTGTGGCGTATCATGTCCACTCCGCCACCGGCGGGCGTATGAGTCCTTTTACCGTGTATCAGGTTCAGCGCAACAAATGGTATGTGCTGCTGAAAAACTGGCCAGCAATATTGCTGCTGCGACATCTAGCCCGGATTCTCGGTTACGATGCGGCGGCCCTGTTTCTGGCGCTTCTGCGGGGACGTTTTGTACAGGCCCTGCGTGCTCGGTTGTGTGTGCTGCGCGATTTTCCGGTTCTGATGCGTAAACGACGTGAAGTGGCGCGCCTGCGCCGGCTGAATGATGATCAGACAGCGAGACTGCTGGTGAGTGGAAACTCGGCATTAAGAACGTTCATACGCAAGATGGGGAGCGGGATATGAAGATCGTCTTTCTCGCTCCTTTCGGTATTCGCCCCAAAGGGACAGTCATCGCCCGCATGCTGCCACTGGCTGCAGAACTACAAAAAATCGGCCATGTGTTGACCATCATCGCCCCCCCCTATACCAATCCGGAGGACTCGGGGAGGAGCGAAACCGTACGCGGAGTACGGCTGGTGAATGTGGTACTGCCGACAAAAGGCAAAGCCCTGTCTGCTCTTCCCCTGGCCTGGCGCATGTTCCGGGCCGCCCTGGCCGAGAAACCGGATGTGATGCATCTATTCAAGCCCAAGGGATATGGCGGTCTGGCCGCCATGCTGCACCTGTGGCTGCAGCGCCTGGGAGTGCGGCTGCCCCCCCTGTTCGTTGATAGCGACGATTGGGAGGGCACGGGGGGCATGAACGAGTTGCATGGCTACTCATCGATGGAAAAACGGTTGTTTGCCTTTCAGGAACAGTGGCTATCGAGGCATGCATGGGGGATGACGGTAGCCAGCAGGACATTGGAGGCTCTCACCTGCGAGATGAGGAGCACTTCGCAGCGCATCCTCTACCTGCCCAATTGTGTAACTGCAACCCCGCCGGGAAATGGCAGGCGCATTCGGGAAAAGCTGGGTATCGCTGCCGACGTGCCGCTGGTATTACTCTACACACGGTTCTTCGAATTTTCCCAGGAGCGCCTGTACCGGATTCTTGACGGGATACACCGGCGGGTGCCGGGTGTCCGTTATCTGGTGGTTGGCAAGGGAAGACATCAGGAAGAGGAAAGCCTGCTGCTTGCGTCCCGTAAATTAGGTTTTGACAACGCGCTAGCGTTGGCTGGCTGGATAGAGCCGCACGACCTTCCTGACTATCTGGCTACCGCCGATGTGGCGATTTACCCCCTCGACGACACGCTGGTCAACCGGGCCAAATGTCCGGCCAAGCTGACCGAATTGCTGCTGGCCGCTGTACCAGTGGTGGCCGATCGGGTGGGACAGGCAAGAGAGTATATAGCGGACACCATCTCGGGTATATTGAGCGATCCGAACGACCCGGAGTCGATGGTCGTTGGTACTGTACGACTGCTCCGGGAACCTGATATGAGAAATAAACTTGCTGCGGAGGGGCGGCGTTACCTTATCCAGCACTTTAACTGGCAGGAAGCTGCTCAAACGCTTGACCAATTCTACAGGAGTTCGACAATTTCATGACCGATCGCAAAAAGGCACTGCTGTTTCTTGTTGGGCTTCTCGGCCTCTTGATCCTTTTTTACTCTCGCATCCTCTTCACCGACAAGATCATCAGGGCACCTGATATCATTGCCGAATTCTATTGGGGGATCAAGGACATGGGAAGCCTGTCGTTCCGGCAGCTTTTCCCGGCCAGCCTGCAGGCATCCTGGAGCCCCTATGTGAACAGCGGCTACTCTGTTGAGGGAGGCGACATATCGCTCTCCTTCCTGCTGTGGAAAAACCTGGTTTTCTGGGCGATTCCGGCTCCGGCCAGCGTAGCCTGGTTCATCGTGCTGCAACTTTTCTTCGGCGGGGCCGGCACCTACCTCTGCTGCCGCGTCATCGGCGCGAGCCGTCTCGCATCCTTTGCTGG belongs to Geobacter sp. SVR and includes:
- a CDS encoding glycosyltransferase, which produces MQSMIPLHHARIIFVFGSLDLGGAERQGLLLAESLRNDYGAEVEVWGLKNSPGRLSELCEEKGLPWRGVKCGWGRYALTRLAKLGKFALTLRKRQPDAILAYTRLPNLVCGIAWHFTGARIMVWNQRDEGLLLKDGFWERLAVRNASCFISNSLAGKVFLEKLYRVPSRKISVIHNGILLSARAPEATAWRKKLQIPEGTPTACMIANIHHYKDHHTLLRAWALVTLKDSPPPVLLLAGRIDEGGDELLTLAEQLGISERVKLLGQVDDVGGLLRSVDVCVHSSVSEGLPNAVLEAMAAGIAVAGTDIPGIREAVGPDGYRFLAPVRDVERLASSLAELLQDKLLRERVGALMLERAKAEFDVGELCARTAALLAREMTADESL
- a CDS encoding glycosyltransferase produces the protein MLNEYVSVIIPAYNAERHLAETIDSVISQTYPYVECIIIDDGSTDETAAVAQRYGNRVILVRQENRKLPEARNAGMRLAKGDYVTFLDADDLITPTKIEHQVAYLRKHQGADAVYCKVRYFSDEKPGEFYSLKRPTPEGDILPALVYGNFIPVHSTLIRKRMIDALCVPFRNFPALEDWDFLLRLSLSGCRFGFLDEELADYRMHAGGMSRNETLMFEAKLKVIETIAEESREALLKRELSPDSVVSYHRADLGKALIINGRKDQGIAEISEASLHSFRRKSSYVLFSLAARVVGTGLLRCIHHLTNSCRKRQ
- a CDS encoding glycosyltransferase family 2 protein, whose product is MNDSRPLVSVIILNWNGRAYLKECLDSLAAQTFRDFETILVDNGSKDESAGYVRNTYPWVRLVELTENTGFAAGNNRGLAEAHGVQHIVTLNNDTKIVPEFLAELVRAVNADSGIGMVAAKMLNFFQQGRIDSVGVRPTKAGLGENIGVGKTDEGQFDKPEEVFGPCAGAALYRRKMLEDVGFFDADFFAYYEDLDLAWRGRLAGWKAVTAPRAVAYHVHSATGGRMSPFTVYQVQRNKWYVLLKNWPAILLLRHLARILGYDAAALFLALLRGRFVQALRARLCVLRDFPVLMRKRREVARLRRLNDDQTARLLVSGNSALRTFIRKMGSGI
- a CDS encoding glycosyltransferase family 4 protein — translated: MDVPEIYPRKNRTGRLKVLYVGRGSEEKRVHLAGKAAAVCARQEMPVDFVFVGNVEHAIAREDRHWCRFMGELANPSEMAALYASADVLVLTSSREGFPMAVMEAMAHGMVPVVTPVGGIPDHVRNGENGILLSHDESQLPAEIAARLSELCASPDLLDLISRNAYDYAASSFSRSRFCGAYRELFGC
- a CDS encoding glycosyltransferase family 4 protein, translated to MKIVFLAPFGIRPKGTVIARMLPLAAELQKIGHVLTIIAPPYTNPEDSGRSETVRGVRLVNVVLPTKGKALSALPLAWRMFRAALAEKPDVMHLFKPKGYGGLAAMLHLWLQRLGVRLPPLFVDSDDWEGTGGMNELHGYSSMEKRLFAFQEQWLSRHAWGMTVASRTLEALTCEMRSTSQRILYLPNCVTATPPGNGRRIREKLGIAADVPLVLLYTRFFEFSQERLYRILDGIHRRVPGVRYLVVGKGRHQEEESLLLASRKLGFDNALALAGWIEPHDLPDYLATADVAIYPLDDTLVNRAKCPAKLTELLLAAVPVVADRVGQAREYIADTISGILSDPNDPESMVVGTVRLLREPDMRNKLAAEGRRYLIQHFNWQEAAQTLDQFYRSSTIS